The Miscanthus floridulus cultivar M001 chromosome 17, ASM1932011v1, whole genome shotgun sequence genome has a window encoding:
- the LOC136518412 gene encoding cyclin-B1-2-like — protein sequence MQSSSMKRDISETHDTLRFGINAGVKADLAPPHPLQSTIQSETKFWADKKKFGTDAIYGSALNIRKDLDAQILSRFQRPPGALPSSLLGYEALTGSLDDFGFEDYLNMPQDSDSFRQPDMHHGMEVRLGLSKGPICPSFN from the exons ATGCAGAGCAGCAGCATGAAGAGGGACATCAGCGAGACCCACGACACCCTCCGCTTCGGCATCAACGCCGGCGTCAAGGCCGACCTCGCGCCGCCGCACCCGCTCCAGTCCACCATCCAATCG GAGACCAAGTTCTGGGCGGACAAGAAGAAGTTCGGGACAGATGCCATATACGGATCCGCCCTCAACATCCGCAAGGATCTCGATGCCCAAATCCTCTCCAG GTTCCAAAGGCCCCCTGGTGCTTTGCCGTCATCTCTGCTTGGATATGAGGCACTGACAGGTTCCCTGGATGATTTTGGATTTGAAGATTATCTTAACA TGCCTCAAGATTCTGACAGTTTCCGTCAACCTGACATGCACCACGGAATGGAGGTTCGCCTTGGTTTGTCCAAGGGACCTATCTGCCCTAGCTTCAATTGA